The following proteins are encoded in a genomic region of Cyclonatronum proteinivorum:
- the guaA gene encoding glutamine-hydrolyzing GMP synthase, which produces MISTQHSWILILDFGSQYTQLIARRLREINVYCEIHPFNADLTAFSSFPPSGVILSGGPMSVNDEGAPHLNTHIFSWDVPVLGICYGLQIIAHTQKPGSVSKSDKREFGRAELILDTACPLFDGLPETSQVWMSHGDKLNALPDQFEVIAHTSNAPVAAARHQTKPIYGVQFHPEVVHTEHGARLLTNFARIVCGLEGDWTPASFIEETIANIRKQVGSDKVICALSGGVDSTVTARLIHQAIGDQLLCVFVDNGLLRKNEFEEVLSMYRDVLKLPVRGVDRRALFMKRLHGVSDPEKKRKIIGNTFIDVFDEEVADDKSFTWLAQGTLYPDVIESVSFKGPSATIKSHHNVGGLPEKMNLKLLEPMRELFKDEVRAVGRTLGIPDSFINRHPFPGPGLGIRVLGALSEEKLDLLREADAIFIQGLRESGLYDKVWQALVVLLPVQSVGVMGDERTYEFTVALRAVTSVDGMTADWAQLPWDFLAGISNRIINEVKGINRVVYDVSSKPPATIEWE; this is translated from the coding sequence ATGATTAGCACCCAACATTCGTGGATTCTCATTCTGGATTTCGGCTCGCAGTACACACAGCTCATCGCCCGTCGCTTACGCGAAATAAATGTGTATTGTGAAATCCATCCCTTCAATGCCGACCTCACCGCTTTCAGTTCATTTCCGCCGTCGGGGGTCATCCTTTCCGGCGGGCCCATGAGCGTAAACGATGAAGGGGCTCCCCATCTGAATACACACATCTTTTCGTGGGATGTGCCGGTGCTTGGCATTTGCTACGGACTTCAGATCATCGCGCACACGCAGAAACCTGGCAGCGTTTCAAAATCCGACAAGCGCGAATTTGGCCGCGCCGAACTCATCCTCGATACCGCCTGCCCGCTCTTTGACGGTCTGCCGGAAACCTCTCAGGTTTGGATGAGTCACGGGGATAAGCTCAACGCCCTGCCGGATCAGTTCGAAGTGATCGCGCACACCTCAAACGCCCCGGTAGCTGCGGCACGGCATCAGACCAAACCCATCTACGGCGTGCAGTTTCATCCGGAAGTGGTACATACCGAGCACGGTGCCCGCCTTCTCACCAACTTTGCCCGCATTGTTTGCGGCCTCGAAGGCGACTGGACACCCGCCTCCTTCATAGAAGAAACCATCGCTAACATCCGCAAACAGGTTGGCAGCGACAAAGTGATCTGTGCCTTGTCAGGCGGCGTGGACTCCACCGTTACAGCCCGCCTCATACACCAGGCCATAGGCGATCAGTTGCTGTGCGTGTTTGTTGATAACGGCTTGCTCCGGAAAAATGAGTTCGAAGAAGTACTCTCCATGTACCGCGATGTGCTCAAACTGCCGGTGCGCGGCGTTGACCGCCGGGCGCTGTTTATGAAGCGTCTGCACGGGGTAAGCGATCCGGAAAAAAAGCGCAAAATTATCGGTAACACCTTCATCGATGTATTTGATGAAGAAGTAGCCGACGACAAAAGCTTTACCTGGCTGGCACAGGGTACACTGTATCCCGATGTCATCGAAAGCGTGAGTTTTAAAGGCCCCTCGGCAACCATCAAATCGCACCATAATGTGGGTGGGCTTCCGGAAAAAATGAACCTGAAGCTCCTCGAACCCATGCGCGAGCTTTTCAAAGATGAAGTGCGCGCTGTAGGCCGCACCCTCGGTATTCCCGACTCATTTATCAACCGCCATCCGTTTCCCGGTCCCGGGCTTGGCATTCGCGTACTCGGCGCCCTCAGTGAAGAAAAGCTTGATCTGTTGCGCGAAGCCGACGCCATCTTCATTCAGGGGCTCCGGGAAAGCGGCCTCTACGACAAAGTTTGGCAGGCGCTCGTTGTACTTTTGCCGGTGCAGAGCGTTGGCGTGATGGGGGATGAGCGGACGTATGAATTCACGGTTGCCCTCCGCGCCGTTACCAGCGTTGACGGCATGACCGCCGACTGGGCACAGCTGCCCTGGGACTTCCTCGCCGGTATTTCCAACCGCATTATCAACGAAGTGAAGGGCATCAAC
- the gcvH gene encoding glycine cleavage system protein GcvH — protein sequence MGYPAELKYTKEHEWVRNNGDGTATVGITEFAQSELGDIVFVELNDIGETYDQDDVFGTIEAVKTVSDLFMPVGGEVIEHNENLADNPEIVNEEPYEGGWLVKIKMSDESEFDSLMDAEAYQEIIA from the coding sequence ATGGGATACCCCGCAGAACTTAAATACACCAAAGAACACGAATGGGTCAGGAACAACGGTGACGGAACCGCGACGGTCGGTATCACCGAGTTCGCCCAAAGTGAGCTTGGCGACATCGTTTTTGTTGAGCTCAACGATATTGGCGAAACCTACGATCAGGATGACGTCTTCGGCACCATCGAAGCGGTGAAAACCGTATCCGACTTATTCATGCCCGTTGGGGGTGAAGTGATCGAGCACAATGAAAACCTCGCCGATAATCCTGAAATCGTTAACGAAGAACCCTACGAAGGCGGATGGCTGGTTAAAATCAAAATGTCCGACGAGTCCGAGTTTGACAGCCTCATGGACGCCGAAGCCTATCAGGAAATTATCGCCTGA